One genomic segment of Acidobacteriota bacterium includes these proteins:
- a CDS encoding CPBP family intramembrane metalloprotease, translating to MKREDFKTFPVLLFIAIYIFAILLVITKDPANALSFIGTSGGMLFLSWLAIEITKKIHPPDIKIESPGWELLSGLLIVVLWEFAPFLPRINFGDKWDLGFILKKSLILVLLPLIFLKLRKHPFSSMGFTKANWKKNLKVGFIIFLAMAIPSMSYSNTARLILSGKLSLSQIGIGFPVSFTYFLLMSGFSEEFLFRVFIQTRCSLLLKSKIGGVLISSLLFGLLHFSGIMWWYPGTKLVQAFCRAFFVQTFMGILLGILWERTRSLIPGVILHSGINGLNNLGWIVSRFGF from the coding sequence ATTAAAAGGGAAGATTTTAAGACCTTTCCCGTATTACTCTTTATCGCGATATACATCTTTGCGATCTTATTGGTGATAACAAAAGACCCGGCAAATGCTCTTTCCTTCATCGGAACAAGCGGGGGGATGCTTTTTCTCAGCTGGCTTGCTATCGAGATTACCAAAAAAATCCACCCACCGGATATCAAGATCGAAAGCCCGGGCTGGGAGCTTCTATCCGGTCTTCTCATCGTAGTGCTATGGGAATTCGCCCCGTTCCTGCCAAGGATAAATTTTGGCGATAAATGGGATTTGGGATTTATCCTAAAAAAATCCCTAATACTCGTCCTTTTACCTCTCATCTTCCTGAAACTACGAAAACATCCCTTCTCATCTATGGGGTTTACCAAGGCAAACTGGAAGAAAAACCTGAAGGTCGGCTTCATAATATTTCTCGCTATGGCGATCCCGAGCATGTCTTACAGTAATACAGCCAGGTTAATTCTCAGCGGCAAGTTGAGCCTATCTCAGATAGGGATCGGATTTCCGGTATCGTTCACCTATTTCCTTCTTATGTCTGGCTTCTCAGAGGAGTTCCTCTTTCGGGTATTCATCCAAACCAGGTGTTCCCTCTTACTTAAGTCAAAAATAGGTGGTGTCCTCATAAGCTCACTTCTTTTTGGTTTGCTACATTTTTCCGGAATTATGTGGTGGTATCCTGGCACCAAGTTAGTTCAAGCCTTTTGCCGGGCATTCTTCGTTCAGACCTTTATGGGGATCCTCTTAGGCATCCTCTGGGAAAGGACGAGAAGCCTGATCCCGGGAGTTATCCTCCACAGCGGGATTAATGGCTTGAACAACCTGGGTTGGATAGTTTCAAGATTTGGATTTTGA